One genomic window of Arachis hypogaea cultivar Tifrunner chromosome 8, arahy.Tifrunner.gnm2.J5K5, whole genome shotgun sequence includes the following:
- the LOC112708276 gene encoding uncharacterized protein, protein MEGTANLVVYRNGEIIRNTHEGVRFVCQNPFLFVVPCTMTLMELQNGLCQSMENNTLMRVSRILYRNPVIVFGGLIQFDTMPITDEVSMQNMFQIHRQTQMRQPQIELYVEFETVEAEGTQNDLEVADDRNAVYEGMNSDSDEDFEATYEAGDEDEDGDVGVETAAENVVVHPSTSQPMNVPRFMREVDLDAMHAPEFPEYSNIGVANPEDGEFRIGMEYSSRKTVVATIRSYTIARGVDYDVYESEPQTFYAKCKMYARGCDWLIRANLIRKKGCWEIRRYNGRHTCSMGVISQDHSKLDSDTVAEAIRPLVETDPSIKVKSIIAEVQSRFNYTISYRKAWLAKQKSIAKVFGDWEESYQALPWWLSVMVQKMPGSVVQIETRPLFNGNEEAQGVKILHRVFWSFNPCIRAFRHCKPLVQVDGTHLYGKYKGTLLVAVAQDGNQNIVPIAFALVERETADTWHFFLRNLRMHVVRKDGVGMISDRHESIRAAVNRSVGDWQPPRAWWMFCIRHIGSNFLRAFKVPHLQKLVVNIGYSRTVEEYNINYKRLEERGEAYARWCDDIGLRHWVLAFDEGHRWGHMTTNLVECINSVLKGARNLPVLALVRATYYRLNELFTRKSAESHERKRAGFTYSAFAQQRIEANMHQAGNIVVHRFDRRNEVFEVREMTSGKVLVVDLARRRCDCGHFQVERIPCRHVIACCANQRLDWQLYVHDVYKMTEIRKVYRFEFTPLGDAETWPDYEGPTLVANPALRRTSKGRPKLTRYLNEMDSRDMRGPRICRLCGAQGHSRSRCPQRPGPSGAGV, encoded by the exons ATGGAGGGTACCGCAAATTTGGTGGTGTATCGCAACGGTGAGATAATACGTAATACTCATGAGGGAGTTCGGTTTGTGTGCCAAAATCCGTTTTTGTTTGTGGTTCCATGCACGATGACGTTAATGGAGCTTCAGAATGGTCTCTGTCAAAGCATGGAGAACAATACGTTAATGAGAGTGAGCAGAATTCTGTACCGGAATCCGGTTATAGTTTTTGGTGGTTTAATACAGTTTGATACCATGCCAATCACAGACGAAGTGAGTATGCAGAATATGTTTCAAATTCACCGGCAGACTCAGATGCGACAGCCACAGATTgagctgtatgttgagtttgaaaccGTAGAGGCGGAAGGGACTCAAAATGATTTAGAGGTGGCGGATGATAGAAACGCAGTGTATGAGGGAATGAATAGTGACAGTGACGAGGACTTCGAAGCCACTTATGAAGCCGGAGATGAGGATGAGGATGGTGATGTGGGAGTTGAGACAGCAGCGGAGAATGTAGTGGTTCATCCCTCGACCAGTCAACCGATGAACGTGCCACGTTTTATGCGTGAGGTGGATCTCGACGCCATGCATGCACCGGAGTTTCCGGAATATTCAAACATAG GCGTTGCTAATCCTGAGGATGGAGAGTTTCGGATTGGAATGGAATACAGTTCTAGAAAGACGGTCGTGGCAACAATTAGAAGTTACACTATCGCTAGAGGAGTTGACTACGacgtgtatgagtctgagccacagACCTTCTATGCAAAGTGCAAGATGTATGCGCGTGGGTGCGATTGGCTTATCCGAGCCAACTTGATAAGGAAAAAAGGTTGTTGGGAGATACGCAGATACAACGGTCGGCACACGTGCTCAATGGGAGTGATTTCACAGGATCATTCGAAATTGGACTCGGATACAGTTGCGGAGGCTATAAGGCCATTGGTCGAGACTGACCCGTCCATCAAGGTGAAATCTATAATAGCCGAAGTCCAGTCAAGGTTCAACTATACCATCAGTTAccgaaaggcttggttggcaaagcagaaatcCATAGCAAAGGTTTTCGGTGATTGGGAGGAGAGTTAccaagccttgccatggtggctcTCGGTTATGGTTCAGAAGATGCCTGGGTCAGTTGTCCAAATAGAAACACGACCACTGTTCAACGGGAATGAGGAGGCGCAAGGGGTAAAAATACTCCATCGCGTATTCTGGAGTTTCAATCCATGTATTAGGGCATTTAGGCATTGTAAGCCCCTAGTTCAGGTTGATGGCACACACCTATATGGCAAGTACAAAGGTACACTTCTGGTCGCTGTTGCACAAGACGGGAACCAGAACATTGTGCCTATCGCTTTTGCCTTGGTGGAAAGGGAGACAGCCGACACGTGGCACTTCTTTCTTAGGAATCTGCGAATGCATGTTGTAAGAAAAGATGGTGTGGGAATGATCTCAGACCGGCATGAGTCAATTCGGGCAGCAGTGAATCGTTCCGTAGGTGACTGGCAACCTCCAAGAGCATGGTGGATGTTTTGTATAAGGCACATCGGCAGCAACTTCCTACGAGCATTCAAAGTCCCTCACTTGCAAAAGCTTGTGGTCAACATCGGGTATTCAAGAACGGTGGAGGAGTATAACATCAACTATAAAAGGTTGGAAGAGCGAGGCGAGGCATATGCCAGGTGGTGCGACGACATCGGACTTAGACATTGGGTACTGGCGTTCGACGAGGGACATCGATGGGGCCATATGACGACGAACCTTGTCGAGTGCATTAACTCAGTGTTAAAGGGTGCCCGTAATTTACCTGTGTTGGCACTAGTCCGAGCAACATATTATCGGCTAAATGAACTTTTTACGCGGAAGAGTGCCGAGAGTCACGAACGCAAGCGTGCTGGATTTACCTATTCCGCATTTGCACAACAGCGGATTGAGGCAAATATGCATCAGGCTGGGAATATAGTTGTGCACCGGTTTGACAGACGGAATGAGGTATTTGAGGTGCGTGAAATGACTAGCGGAAAGGTGTTAGTGGTTGATCTTGCGCGACGGAGGTGTGACTGTGGGCACTTTCAGGTGGAAAGAATACCATGTCGCCATGTTATTGCTTGCTGTGCTAACCAGCGTCTCGATTGGCAGCTGTATGTGCATGATGTGTACAAGATGACAGAGATCCGTAAGGTATATAGATTCGAGTT